The sequence ggaaccGTCGAATGGTCGTTTcttcccattgtgggactcctcagcagagcgcatctacgaccccacctcgtgagattcgagcccagaacctaccagtctcgcgcgcggacgcttaacctccagaccactaagccggcatccaacattggtaatgtctaacttcaaccaatccacgaaagtgGGCGACGCATCCACCATTATATTCAGTGGATTACTAcatcacaacagacccggtggAACTCCACTGGTCGCGGCTTCGCAACAGTTGCCATACCAATCATTGTTACATACCTGAAAAACGTCATAATTTACTCGTTGACACGCTCAAATGGAGATTAGCAggcggaaacactaatttatttgTTCGTGTAACTTTTTTTCCTGTTTTAGGATACCACTAGCCATAGTAAGGCACAAAATGAATATCCCGAGCTATACCAAACGCGACCGAAATTGCCAAGTGTAACCAACAATGTTACACGTCACATCAAGAccacaggaccacctgtattcccGTAAGCGTGTCAACCAGCTCCCAAAAAGCTGAGATTGGCTAAAAACGAATTCCTTCATATGAGAGGATTAGAGACCATTCGGCCAGCAAACAGTCCATTTACATCTCCCTTTAACATGATCCCTAAAAGAACGGCGTCTGTTGTTCAACTGGTGACTAACAGATACTGTATGCGGAAACCATTCTTGATCGTTACCTAATACCTCGTATTAACGATATGACAGCTACCGTGAAAGCTACAACTGTTTTTCGACTTGGTTAAAGTACATAACCAAATTCTCATGGCTATAACAAGATTCCTAAGACCATCATCATCTCCCCTTTCGAGTAGTATGGATTTTCACGCATTCGACTTatgaaatgctgctcaaactttcCAGAGAGTAATCGGCGACGTCTTACGAGGTTTCAACTTCGCACACACTTATGTTGGTGACTGCTTGACctcaagtccggacagagaatctcaTCCCAGGCAAGTGGACCTTGTCTTTGAACGACTCGAAAGACACGGTAACATTCGTAAGTGTCGAATCCGCACCGACTCTTTAGATTTTCTCGGATATATTATTGATGATCATGGCATCCGACCACTGGAAAGTAAAGTGGTAGGCATTCTGGATAATTCAGAACCGAAAACAggcaagcaattacgcacgccCAACAGCCTGGTAGGTTTTTATCGAATTGCCGAATAGCGCGTCTCTCATGAGACCCTTAGGAGACCAACCTTGTGGAAATAACAAACTTGTTGGTTTGGACAACAGTAAGAAATAAGCGTTCTCCACATCTAAGAAGTCTTTCGCCAAAGCACGATTGTTTACATACCAGGATACCGAAGCACTCATTAGTAGATGTATCCAACTCGACAATCAGAGGAGTCTTACAACGATGGGTAAACGACACCTTGGAATCTTTAGCGTTCTCCTCTGGATGGTCGCAATACACTGAATCGAGGTGTAGCACTTTCGGTAGCGGACTCCTAGCCATCTGTTGTGCTGTCAGGCGCTTTCGACACCCCATGGAATGCCAAAGATTCACTTTGTCCACCGACCACAAGTCCCTCACCTTCTGAACTCCACAGTGAGACACAGATAATGAAGCACTTAGGTTGAGACTTTTCTCGAATGAATGGTTAGTCAATACGTTGTAATGTCTATTCATAAGTTAAGACAAAAGCCTCCGAAAAGACCTTTCGCGGACTTTTTGTCTGACCCCAATTAGATCGTTTGCTGATTGTTACTCTGATTGCTACCCTCGTGTATAACTATCTACATGATCCGCGTTAGGGGATAACGGAGTTAAATAAGTTGAACACGAAAGTAGCTCTTGAATACGTATGTGTCATTCATTCACTAGTTTGAACAAACAATCAGGGTAACGTAACGAATAAGGGACAGCGATGCGGATCATGGAAGGTAGGTCAGTCGATTCCATTTAATCGAGCGTTTTTTCAATATCTATAGCCAGATAAAAAATGAATCACGGAcatatgatgaataggataGGCAATCAATACACATGCGATCATACAAAAACAGTCAGGTTCAATAAACCAATAAGTGGCAAGGTAAAAattggcttgagaagaatgaatagattgatcttTCCAGAAACTAGAGCAGCCTATGAGCCCATCAGAGTTTTTGTGAGTGATAATCAATGGTTCATGTTATGTGTGTTCATAAACTAGAACGGAAGGTCGAAAATCGTATTCTTTAAATGACAAGTTTACAGGCAATTATGGTAACtgtataaatttcaatagttgacagAAAACGCCAgaagtaacaaaaataattacaataatagtctACTTTAACTGTCCTCTCACACCTCTGTAGCTTATTCTTGTCCGACTATGAATTTCGAATCTTGCTTTATTAAAAAGAGTTGGCTTAATCACCTTCTACCAACAATTTCCGACTCACATTTCctttacatatatatgtatgtatttggattttaataattcatttggCCTTTTAATCAACCCTCAATTCGCCTCTGTGTTCACTCGTTTGTATGCATTAGCTTTTCTGCTTGTAGTTACTTGGAGTGCTTGTGGCTTAAAGATCTGTGCTCTTAGATTGTAAACTTTAGTTGTCATCTTGTATTGTCTTCTGAATTTGTAAACCCTTTAGAGTGATGATATATAAACCTCAAAGAATTATCTGGAAACCAATCCACTACGGCTAACATTGTAGTTTCTGACTAAGAAAGCACCATATGTAATACCATGATTCTTCGTTTAGTAGTACATTCAGTTCACGCGATTGCACTTAACATCATAAATTGATGAGAACTCTCAGAGGCTAATAGTTTTGCTCTTCATAAATGCGACACAGTCGGTATGGAGGAAGGTTTTCCAAGTTCTACATCgtaaatataaaacaatatgaGTGGCGACAAGCTGCCTATGCAGTTAAAAACAGAAAAAGGGTGAACGACAACTTTTCTTAATGGAGATGCTTCAGGACTGGAATTTATTCAGATAATTACCCTTGCTATTCTGCAATAATGTGGTGCTTGTATGAACTAATGCTTCGTTTGTAATTGATGAcagtttgatttcgaattcaaaATACGATACATACGTTCGTGCTCATCTACTACTTCCGAGTTAAATTGCGTTGTTTCTAGGACTCCTAGTTTGTATAATAACttaaatactcctaattatcacaaaTAACTTTACCAAAACAAAAGTTGATGATAGGTAAAACGGGAGTCCAGAGGATAACAAGCAAAAGCACTGACAAGTGATGTGTTCACGTTCATTCGGACGAATTAGTTACTTTTCCTTTAAATTGATATTTGGAATTTCATTTTTGCATGCGTACCATGGTGCATTTCGATCACAAAAATGCCCAGATTTACATTATTAGTGAGTTACAGCAAGCAACAGTTCTGAAGATGGAGAAATATGTAAGAACTCTTAATTTTGATCAAACATCCCCTACATTCTGAACGTGAAGTCTTACTACCACTATTCGGGATTTTTTCATGCATTGCAGAAGTCATGTTCTTTATTCCATACGTTACACACCAGAACGATAGCTCCATCAAGAACTTATGGTTTCCGAGGCATACAATAAAGATATGTAGATCATTAAAGTAGATTGTTTGTAACGAACGACTTGGGGCCTACTCAAGTTAGACGAGGATAGTATGACGAACTAGCCAACTTTGAAGTTATACTTCACGGTAAGAacctaacgtggattacccctTCGTCGTATCCAGGTACTATGACTGGTTTGATGGCCGTACAACACAAatgacgttattacagaaatatattaataaGAGTGGGTACAATAAAAAGTGTGACCACCACTGTATGGGGCAGTCTATGGCGTGCGATCAATTGATgtgcgttggttgtccttgaaaTTGACCAGGATCGGTGAACTGTTTGACATTCAATGACccgactgccggatgatttggcaaTAGCACAGTAACATTTCAATGACCCTAAATTTCCAAAAAGGAGAGTAAGCAATCTGTGActagaatcctgcttttcctaTTGACGGATTAATAACTTTAACGTCTTACGCTCTGTAATTGGTAATAGACTCATCGATAATAAACTGAATCTTCAAAGAAACATTTGCTGTGGGGATCAACGAAGTGCATCTGATATACTATTACAGTTCCTGATGCCTAAAGCCTAATTGCCGTGAGAGCCGACAAAGGACGCATTGTGCAACTCGACCAGGTGTCTGAAAATGCTATGAGTAAACCCTGTGATAAGATGCTAATATTTAGTGGTTCGCGCCAGCGTTCAGGTTATGTCCTGAGGGAGAGCTTGATGGAAGAAAAAAGAGACGACTCGCCAAGCAGAAAGAATGCACTTACACTCACTGATGAAAGCATTCGAAAGCAGTAAGAAAAAAAGTGCAATATCAGGACTATTCGAAAATCGAAACTGAGAGTTGACGAGATACAACTTCGAATGCGTTACGATGATCTTATCATTTCCAAGGTCAGGCGTTTGCGAGGTCGGTAAACTTGCGTAAGTTTCCTGGCTATATTACTTTTTACCATAATATTTGCTTAACCAATTCTTACCTTATAAAAGTAAGACAGTCTGAATGCTACCAACTAAGTCTCAACAGTGCATCATGTTTTCTCATTACATAAGTATACTTATGTAATACAAAACCTACCAGtcatttgatttatataaaaCCCGAGGGAAACTATTTCACCCGAAGTTAATTCAAGACGGTCAGTATTTTGGTTGTTTATCAAGTATTTTTGCAGCAAAATTTAGACGACTGAAGATGGGTGAGATGTAAAACACAGGTTTTTCTGGATTTTCGAAAACTCAAAGATCTCAAGGATTAGTTGAATGAGTTAATTTTATCCCCATACGTTCTTATGGCTCGTACACGTAAACTTTTACTACACGTTCAGTAAATATTAGGATCTTCTACTTAGTAGTCTAATTATTTGAGGATCTCGGCCTGGCCATGGCCTGCAGGCCAAGAGACGTTCTGCAGAAGTAGAAATAAATGAGCGCTACCGAAACGGTGAAAATATCTCATACCTAAGGGCTTTCAAATTGTAAAGGTTCGAGGCAAAGCGACCCCCAAACCACTCTGGGTGCTAGGAAAAAGTTCTCCACGGAATTAAaggtgtgctacacaaatgctctcAGCCTACAAAATAAAATGGCAGACCTCAGTACTGTGGCGGATATAGAGAACCCGGATGTCATTGCTGTCTTAAGAAcatggttaacgtcagaagtgtttgacaatgaaattcagttgattgtttttttatcCAGTAGGGCTGATAAAACAAACCGTAGCAGAGGTGGGGTTAtcctgtacacgaaaagtaccttAACCATACGAGCTGTTGAGTCGGTGGCACATGTCAACTGGTGCGCTGCAGGCTGAAGTGTAAACGGCAAGATATTTCATTAGTTGTAATATACCTCAGTCCAAAATGTGCAGCAGATGACTTCCTCTTAAGCAAACTTAAGTTCTGGTGTAATAGGGGTAAAAATCCTTACAGTatgcgactttaatgcaccatatataaaaTGAGTAGATTTAGAAGTAGGGTTATCAACAACATCATTTGATTGCAAATTGTTAGGAACCACGATTGGACTAGCTTTATTCCATCACATTGGAGATCCCACCAGCTCCTCGTCTCTCTTGAACTTAGTCTTCACACACAGTGCTGACGTTAGCCAAATGACTCTCCTCCCACCTCTAGGAAGAGGTGATTATGCAGTTATCTTATTCAAGTTCATGGCTGAGATGGCTTGTTAATCAGTCGCGCCAGCCCGTCCTAAAATATGGAAGGCAGACATAGGCGACAAACTCTGCAACATCGGTTGAAAACTGGATCAGTAGAAGAGGCGTAGACTcatttcaggcagttatacaatcgggtaactcaaccacaTATACCCTGAACAGTCTTAAAGAAGAATAATTACAACCATCAACGGATAGAtcgggatattcgacgtttaataagacaaaagaagaaatgttggaACGTTGCCATTAGATTTGACACAGAAAGTACGACAGAACGCCGCTACAGGTCGGTAAGAAATAAGTGTCTAACTAAAATCGGGAAGCTCAGGAAAAATATGAAACGCAATTAGTCCAATCTGTACTCAAACAGCCTAAGAGACTATTATCGTacataaattacagaacaagGACGCAACATTGGATTCCAAACCTAAGTACGGAAGGGAGTGGATCTGAAATGATAGGGGATGATCAGGGAAAACCAGAGGCTATGGCAAACTATTTcagggcagttttcactcaggagcCTCTTCTAGACAAAGAACTAGACCCGAATACAAAGTCAACAAACCGTCTGCTCACCGTCGACTTTGATCGAAACGATGtacttaaggctcttagcacttTAGACACAGAAAAGTCAACAGGATCGGATGAACCACATGCCAAAATCCTGAGACAAGTTTCACAATATATTGCGACCCCACTGATTGTGATATTCACTGTCACTTggccaaggtgtgttacctacgAACTGGAAGGATGCATTCGTCACTTCAATACACAAAGCAAAACCAAGACAACTTCCATCAAACTACTGATCTGTTAGCCTTACCATTGtcgtatatccttatacacaatcttttatatattactatcattgaagtaactactatgaattcagtgttcatcttgttgcactaatgaggtatggaaacttgaaccgatgcgTATTtgttcctggtcctacgttgtagctgactgactgatcagtGTCGTAGTCAAAATACTGGAAATAATAGTCAAAAAGACCATAATGACACTCATGGAAAccaacaacttgttaaacagtgcacaacatggtttcagaaaaaaGTTTATCTTGCACAACAAACCTTATAGCAAGGGAGCGATGGATAGAGTCTCTAGACAATGGAAAATCAGTGGAtattgtctacatagacttcagaaaagcatttgacaaggcgCTTGTAAGTCGTAGtcagaaattaagaaaaaaaattataggTATTTCCCCTGAAAACCATTACTTAATGAAGTACCATAAGGTTCTCTACTAGGTCCTTTACTTCTCatactgtatgtaaatgaattcCCAAGTGTAGTTGAGTCAACAATGTTACTATACGCTGATGTAAAATCCTGGTGAGAAATAACAGAAGACTCAAATGCATGCGCACtacaggcagacttaaatattgtgattagttggtctaaagagtggctgatgcttATCAACGCTGCAAAGTGCGTCTACATGCAATTTGCGGATACAAACGTAAATAGGTACAGCATAGGGGAAGTGCCCGTACTCGTGGTCCGGTCTCACAAGGATcttggggtgacagtgagtaatgATCTTAAAATCACGGCCCACTTCTGGGAAGTTGCAGCTAAGGTGTTTAGAAACCTATAGGCTTTAAGACTGACATTCACCAAGTTAGATACTAtcatgttcactacagtatacacaaccttagtgagaactaagcttgaaaactgcgttcaggctgcaagcccctgtttaaaaggtgactcggatatcctggAAAAAGTACAGAGAGCAGCTATCCGTGCAATAttagaactccggggtttaccatacaaagagcggcttgaaaagctagATCTTTTAAACTGTCCTATCGCACACTAAAAGgtgatctgattttgatgtacagaatactaagaaatgatttcggacctaataTATCCTCTCTTTTctttcccactagatcgggacatctcaaaGGACATAGTAGGCATGTAGAAAGACCAAGagcgaacaaaatacccgtggcatacaggttctcacaccgagtcatcaatttttggaacctgttacccgaagcagtggtgtctgcactttcaattgacttattcaagagaagactagacACTCACAGAAGTATACTATAAAAAGAACGATATAGGCTGTATGCCTTCTGTCCTTACGACACAAATCTAAAATCCGATCTGAAtctgattattatttcatatcttaGCTACCTAAATTAAGTGTGGCTTATAGCCTGTTATGTGAACCTTTCTAGCTTTTAAATTGCCTATAGTGTTAGAAAAAGTCAACAAAATAAGACCGCCATTTATTCATTGTAAAtgttattaaatagttaatAACTTTACCCCATCAACCGTCTCATTGACTTCCTGACTGTTATATTGTACGCATGTAAAGACAAAAACATAATTAAAACCCACTTTTTGGATTTCTAACTGCTTGTCACTGGATTGTTTCGTATAAATGGGAAGCTGTGAATCATTATTTTGTCTGAATGAGTTTTATCTACTAGGTAGTTTCCTCGAGTACTGTTCCACCTGCCAATTTTGGGCAGTATCATTAATTCAACATGTGATCATATTGTAGCCCAGGGACGTCAATGTAATTTGAAAGTTGTTTTATTATTAGTGATATATATTTGCCTGAGTTGTTTATTCTTGTCAATTTCAAGATGTAAAACAAAACTCCTGAATACTAATCTTTCGAAATATTTACCGTGCCTTCGGATCAAATTGTTTGGATTACACAATCTTGATTTTTAGGTATGAAATTTATGCACccaatttgattattttttcacattaaaacgaaaacaaatTCAAAATGGTTTATTTCACCTAAAGGAGCTGATGGATTTATGGTCCACGACATTCCTAcctgttttattctattttcatGAAAGTAACAAAAATTCGAGAAGCATTTTGCCATGGTTTGTGGTCACCTACTAAGTCTGACTTTCTTTTTTCCCTTAACTGTCTTCCTCTGAACGAACAGCAAGTAGCTTTGCGTTTTGCCTACCAACGAGATGTACTTAGTTCTATGGTACGTTAATTTGTATTTGTACATAACTTAGTAGGTTGGAAAGTTACTTATCCGTGGAACAGCTGTACGATACCTTAAGATTTCTCCACATGATGTTAAACTAGAACGTTCTCCGGAAGGAAGGCCATATATTTTGGGTTATTCTGATGTGTTGGACTTCAATATTTCACATGGTGGCGACTTCACCATAATTGCTGCAACTCCTGTGGGACGATGTGGGGCTGATGTCATGCCTATAGAACTACCAGGTAAGCTCCTTCTGTACTGTATTTTACTATTGTACACTTCGACATCGTCTATCTTGTTTTTTTGTGATATTCCGAATACTTAAAAAATTAATAGTTGGATATTACCAATCAGACATCAAGAAAGAAACAACTGTTTAAAAAACCATACTGAGTGTAGAAAtaagaatttaatttaatttgaatgAAGTTATTTGGTCTTACACAATATATTGGCTCCATATCTTCGCATTGTCATCGTATAATAACACGAAGCGATATTACCAGAGATTTCTTTCCTTTAAAACTCGTGTAGTTAATAATCTCGGGATATTTCTCTTTCCAAAAAGTTAATACTCAGGAACTATCCAAGATTCCAATAGTTTAAGTAGTTTCGCAactaaatatttacaaatacttgaAACATATACTTATTATTACTCCATAATAGTAACTCTATCATTCAGATGGTATATAATTGACTGAGTGATGTTCTTTAAATCAGCTAACTTACTGTAGTGGTGTTACTAGACTTTTGTAATTCTAATCTATACTTTCGCCTGAAATGTTGTTCTGTTTGTGAATCCCTGGTCAGCATTTCAAAGGTCCGTAAATGACTTCGTTTTGAAAATGAAGGACGTATTTTCCTCTACAGAAGTGAACCGTATTTTATCCTCTGGGTCAGAAGCCgaaaaaatgagaaaattttATGAACACTGGGTAAGTAAAATTCCATCTCCAAGTAACACGTTTGATGCAGTTAGTACATTCCATGTTAATTGTCGTGTAGAACATGCATATTCTTGTGTTTATTAGCAGCGTACGCTTATACACGGCTAGCCAACTTGCGAAATCCATTGGACATATGATGTTTTCTCGATTAATATTGGACCATGAGTTGTCGAAATGCATACCGTTTAAGCCTGTTGTCGCTTGGTTAACGGTATTTGGTATATCTTCCTGGTCTTAAAAAGACTAAATAAATACCCAGCTGAAGAGTtttcttattattgttatctaGTATATTTTAAAAGAATAGTCGGGCTTTTGTGTCATGACAAACGTACCTGCCCTAAAACGATTTAACGTCAAATAAGATATAATATTTGGTCAAGAATTGTAGAGAACAGTCGACCTCTGCACTATCGATAAAGACATTGAATAATTGAAAACTCATTGAGACTGTTTTGGTGCCTAAGAAGATTTAGTATTACAACATAGTTACTCTGATCAAATTAGGGTCTTCACGCAACATGATTTCTTTAAAAAGTTAGGCTTTTCCAGTAACCTTATTTAAAACAtcaaatgtcagtcaatcagctacaacgtaggaccaggcacatatgtgcatcgatctaagttgccatacctcattagcacaacaagatgaacaccgaattcatagaagtagttaattcagtggtagtaatatataaaagaaagattgtatgtGAGGACATAGTacgggaagaaagaattagttagaaAGAAAAATGTAAAGCGATtctaatctcatagtttaaaggaggaCAAATagtatatacacctacgccattgtgatcgattctgagccatcaAAATGTTCCCGTTTCTTCTTTGTGCTTGTCATATAATGACAAATTAGCGCTGAGACTTCACTCAGCGGTGATGTTTACAGATCAGTCATTCTAAATATACCTGTACTATTTATGAACTAAGCAGTTACGAATTCCAGCTACTCGTCTTAAGGGTATCAACCACTCCTCAATACGCCTAAATAATTCTTATGAACAATTAGAATAGGTTTAATTCGAAACGTGCCGATACCCAATTGTTACATGATACTTGCAGTTACTATAGTTCAGTTTATTGTTTCACATTACTCCCTTCTACCTCATATCTTTATTAATTGTTTCATTTCCACTCGAtgcatatttgttttaattccatATTTTTAATACACTGTTCAAAAAATTATTGCTGTTGTTTTAACGTAACTTGGTCCGATTGTTTAATACTCAACTACCAATAGCTGAATCCAACTAATGTCATTCTGTTAAGCAAGAATAACAAAAGTTTTAACTCACTGTTCATTATTTCTTTCAGTGTTTTAAAGAAGCTTACGTTAAAGCTTTAGGATGTGGACTTCGTATCCCCTTAAAAACAATAGAATGCCAGTTTTCTGACGATGGCAATGAATTCTCGATTAGTAATGAGCTTACAAATCAGCCAGATAAAAATTGGGCCTTTGAAAAACATAGCCTACCTGAAAACCATCTGGCGGTAGTTGCTTGGTTTGAAAACACATATGTGGCAAGTTCCTAAGTACTTTATGTTTACTATTTTCTTAGAGAATTATTGTTTACTAACAAACCAAGCGAACCATAGTTTTgcatttttataattattgaaCTTTAATGTGCCGACTATGCTTCACCTTTCCCAAAAAGTCAAAGTATTTACCTTtattttcaactgaactctCTCGTTAATCTCATGTTACAATTCACCTATCACTAAGTACTTCGACTTTATTAAAGATTTCAGGATTTTCGCTTAGTTTTTTAAGCTGTCTTTATCCGGATGATGATGTCCGTTCacaatttacattaaatttaaatCTTGTCGATCACAGAGAAATCTCTGTCTGTCTTTCCATCCCAAAGGACAAATGGGACTGTTAGAGACCTACATCTTGTTTTGTTATCTTTTTCACTCCGCTAGTACTTCACCCTTTTGATCCATGAATAACAGCTTGAGTATATGATTTCGTCCAAAAGAAAatttcgctgaattctcttttccTTGTTCTATGAATAAGACCTTCATTATTGAACAGTTTTCACTAGGTGACAGTTTTTATGATGACACAAAAATGTGCTTTCTCATCGCTTCATATATGTGCAAACTATATGCACATGATATATGAGCAATCGTGTAATATTCCTGACCTTTGAAAAAGTGACTTTTGCTCAAAGCCCAGTACACATATTAATATTCGGTAGCTGAGATATGTCAATTTTAATCGTAAGCACTTCCTAACCGTACTTTATATTTAACAGCAGTGATGATTTTTTATGTTTAATATATATTTCCTTGTGAATGTTTCTCTTTTTTGTAGGAGACCAAAACCAGTACTTCATTTTCCCAACTGACATTTGAACAGTTAGTGGACAAGTTAGCAGTCCTATCGCCTGTAGATAATACTGCTTGGGATCAATTTTTGAGGAAGCCTCATTCACCACCATCATCTCGTCAACGAATTCAAGTTAatcaatttagatttaattcatTGTAGAAATTTATTTAGTCATCAATTGCATGCTAATCATTGATTTTTAAGtataaagtattttatttaggggaaaattttgtatatttatgaaataaaaattttactGGTCTACTCAGTTTAGCTTAGGTTTCATGAACCATTAAGGAAAATTGATTCGAAGATCGGCTTTAGGTAAATCATTGGACCATATTAAAAAACCGTCAGTGTAATCAGGTTTGATTTGGTCATCTGTTAGATATGATTCCCAAGCAGTTCCGAAAAAATGTACCAAAGTTGTAGTCAGCATAAGATAAATGAATTGATAGGGTACACATACAGTGTATCTTTGAAAAACATTGCGTGCCCAATGTGCAGGTAAACTTAACTCTAACATTGTCGAATTTCCTGCAATAGGTAGTTTTTCAATG comes from Schistosoma haematobium chromosome 3, whole genome shotgun sequence and encodes:
- a CDS encoding hypothetical protein (EggNog:ENOG410V9CI~COG:E,H), with amino-acid sequence MKVTKIREAFCHGLWSPTKSDFLFSLNCLPLNEQQVALRFAYQRDVLSSMVGKLLIRGTAVRYLKISPHDVKLERSPEGRPYILGYSDVLDFNISHGGDFTIIAATPVGRCGADVMPIELPAFQRSVNDFVLKMKDVFSSTEVNRILSSGSEAEKMRKFYEHWETKTSTSFSQLTFEQLVDKLAVLSPVDNTAWDQFLRKPHSPPSSRQRIQVNQFRFNSL
- a CDS encoding hypothetical protein (EggNog:ENOG410V9CI~COG:E,H); the encoded protein is MKVTKIREAFCHGLWSPTKSDFLFSLNCLPLNEQQVALRFAYQRDVLSSMVGKLLIRGTAVRYLKISPHDVKLERSPEGRPYILGYSDVLDFNISHGGDFTIIAATPVGRCGADVMPIELPAFQRSVNDFVLKMKDVFSSTEVNRILSSGSEAEKMRKFYEHWCFKEAYVKALGCGLRIPLKTIECQFSDDGNEFSISNELTNQPDKNWAFEKHSLPENHLAVVAWFENTYVETKTSTSFSQLTFEQLVDKLAVLSPVDNTAWDQFLRKPHSPPSSRQRIQVNQFRFNSL